CTGATGGAGAACCATTACCACTTTCTTATCAGAACCAGCCATCTGCCCTTGCACAAGCTGATGCGCCCCTTGAACAGCGGTTATGCTGGCAGATACAACAGGAAATACAAAAGGAGAGGGTATCTCTTTCAGGACA
This genomic window from Fibrobacter sp. contains:
- a CDS encoding transposase — translated: MTMTAAIFFSRFAKGLKKCEFQCYAWVLMENHYHFLIRTSHLPLHKLMRPLNSGYAGRYNRKYKRRGYLFQD